A stretch of Sphingomonas sp. JUb134 DNA encodes these proteins:
- the wrbA gene encoding NAD(P)H:quinone oxidoreductase, which yields MAKVLVLYYSSYGHIMKMAEAVAEGARGAGAEVDIRRVAETVPEDLARASHYVMDQPYPVLEDVNELANYDAIIVGTGTRYGRMTSQMAAFWDKTGGVWARGALIGKVGGAFTSTASQHGGQETTLFSIITNLLHHGLTIVGLDYGFQGQMGVDEVRGGSPYGATTIAGGDGSRQPHAEELESARYQGRRIALTAAKLTA from the coding sequence ATGGCAAAGGTTCTGGTGCTCTATTACTCGTCCTACGGCCACATCATGAAGATGGCCGAGGCGGTCGCCGAAGGTGCCCGCGGCGCCGGCGCCGAAGTCGACATCCGCCGCGTTGCCGAGACGGTGCCGGAGGATCTCGCCCGCGCCTCCCACTATGTGATGGACCAGCCCTATCCGGTGCTGGAAGACGTCAACGAGCTCGCCAATTACGACGCGATCATCGTCGGCACCGGCACCCGCTATGGCCGCATGACCAGCCAGATGGCGGCGTTCTGGGACAAAACGGGCGGCGTCTGGGCCCGCGGCGCGCTGATCGGCAAGGTGGGCGGCGCCTTCACCTCGACGGCCAGCCAGCATGGCGGGCAGGAGACGACGCTGTTCTCGATCATCACCAACCTGCTGCACCATGGGCTCACCATCGTCGGCCTCGACTATGGCTTCCAGGGGCAGATGGGCGTGGACGAGGTGCGCGGCGGATCGCCCTATGGCGCGACCACCATCGCGGGCGGCGACGGCAGCCGCCAGCCGCACGCGGAGGAACTCGAGTCGGCGCGCTACCAGGGCCGCCGCATCGCGCTGACGGCCGCCAAGCTCACCGCCTGA
- a CDS encoding pirin family protein, which yields MIDKRSFEGLGHADHGWLNARHHFSFANYHDPKRMGWGAIRVWNDDEIAPNSGFPPHPHRDMEIITFVRSGAITHQDSMGNTGRTAAGDVQVMSAGTGVRHAEYNLEPETTRIFQIWIEPRLKGGAPSWGAKPFPRDDRSGRFVPLASGYAEDAEALRIRADARVLGATLKAGETLTHEVGAGRHAYLVPATGAVEIDGVRFDARDGAAIDGGATVSITALEDAEIVLVDAE from the coding sequence ATGATCGACAAGCGCAGTTTTGAAGGCCTGGGCCATGCAGACCATGGTTGGCTGAACGCCCGGCACCATTTCTCCTTCGCCAACTACCATGATCCCAAGCGGATGGGATGGGGCGCGATCCGCGTCTGGAACGACGACGAGATCGCACCCAACAGCGGCTTCCCGCCGCACCCGCACCGCGACATGGAGATCATCACCTTCGTGCGCAGCGGCGCGATCACCCATCAGGATTCGATGGGCAACACCGGGCGCACGGCGGCGGGCGACGTGCAGGTGATGAGCGCCGGCACCGGCGTGCGCCATGCCGAGTATAATCTGGAGCCGGAGACGACCCGGATCTTCCAGATCTGGATCGAGCCGCGGCTCAAGGGCGGCGCGCCTTCCTGGGGCGCCAAGCCGTTCCCGCGCGACGATCGCTCGGGTCGGTTCGTGCCCTTGGCGAGCGGCTATGCCGAGGATGCGGAGGCGCTGCGGATCCGTGCCGACGCACGGGTGCTGGGCGCCACGCTGAAGGCGGGCGAGACCCTGACCCACGAGGTGGGCGCGGGCCGCCACGCCTATCTGGTGCCGGCGACCGGCGCGGTGGAGATCGACGGCGTCCGGTTCGACGCTCGCGACGGCGCGGCGATCGATGGCGGTGCGACCGTCTCGATCACGGCGCTGGAGGATGCGGAGATCGTCCTGGTCGACGCCGAATAA